The Marmota flaviventris isolate mMarFla1 chromosome 5, mMarFla1.hap1, whole genome shotgun sequence genome includes the window GTGAGGGGGTCATCTGCCATCAGTGGCATTTGGCAGAAATCCAGAGCAGGCAGAGAGCAGAGCCTCGTAGCTCTGCCCGCAATGGCGGTGCTGGGCATGGAAAAGGGGGAAGCAGCCTGGGAGGGACGCCCTGCCTCCCAACACCTGCCTCCTGAGTGGCAGGGGTCACCTGGCCTGCTTTGATGGGCCCTGAGCTTTGGCAAGGCCCCCTTCCCTCTGTATACTTGCCcccaaatttataaagaaaagccAGGGGGAGAGCTAATTTAATGTATGAGGTTTAAGTtctgttttaaagtcttaaaagCTGCTGTTCCCATTGTGTATGGATGTATGGCCAGCATGCCCGCTTTGTGTGCTTTGGTTTGGGTCTTCAGGgtttctgtctctgtgtcccctcttttcctctctctctccacgAATCAACGGCTGCTTGCCTTCAAGCCTCCGCATTCCCACTTGTTGCCCCGGGCAGGTGGCGGGGGCTGTGACAGGACGCAGTTGTGCTGCAGAGCTATTTTCTCTTCCACTTCTTCCGCAGAGTCTCCCTGACCTCCTGGTTGCGGAGGGTGTAGATGAAGGGGTTGAGAACTGGGGTCACCACGGTGTTGAGGACGTGCACGGCTTTGGTCAGGTCCAAGGCGTCCTTGATGGAGGTGCGCACGTGGAGGAAGATGGTGGAGCCGTACCAGATGAGCACCACGGTGAGGTGTgaggagcaggtggagaaggccttgcTGCGGCCACTGGCCGAGGGGATGCTGAGGATGGTGCGGATGATGTAGATGTAGGAGACCAGGGTGATGAGGCAGGAGCTCAGAATGACCACGGCAGCAATCACAAAGGCCACCAGCTCCACCGCCTGCGTGCTGGTGCAGGCCAGGGCGATCCAGGGCGCaatgtcacagaagaagtggttgATGGCTCGGGGGCCACAGAAGGACAGGCCGCTGATGAGGGCCGTGGGCACTGCAATGGACAGGAAGCCACAGACCCAGGAGCCCAGAGCCAGTTGCACAGAGAGCAGGCCGCTCATGATGGCCCCGTAGTGCAGGGGGTAGCAGATGGCGAGGTAGCGGTCGTAGGCCATGGCGGCCAGGAGGAAGTACTCTGTGCAGCCCAGCGAGAAGACCAGGTACATCTGCAGGAGGCAGCTGATGAAGGAGATGCTCTGGCTCCTCCCCAGCAGGATGGCCAGGGCTTTGGGCACTGCGGCCGTGGTGTACCAGACCTCCAGGAAGGACAGGTTGctcaggaagaagtacatgggggtgtgcagCTGGCGGGAGGTGCTCACTAGCAGCAAGATGGCCACATTGCCGCTCACTGTGAGGATGTACATCaccaggaagagcaggaagagcgAGAGCTGCAGGGCCTGGGGCCCCGGGAAGCCCAGCAGCAGAAAGCCCCTGCCCTCCGTCTCATTGCCAGCATCCATGGCAGAGGACCTGCAGACCAGGAGGCAGAGGGCCACACAGCCTTGACCACCCCTTGGAAGGACTCACAGAGAAGCACTCATGAAAGCTGGTGTCTGCTGACCGCTGGCTTCACACTGGAGCCAGGCGTGGTGAACATGATAGTAAAGCACAGAGGAAAGCATCTCTCCAGTCGGCCAACAGCCCAGGAAACTCCACATCCACGAATCACACCCATCTGGGCCTCCTCCGTGCTAGCTGGGACCACCAGCACTCTGTGACCCTGGAATGAAGGCACGGGTTCAGAAGGCAGCCCCCAGACATAAGTGCTGACCTTAATCACGCGTGGTAGGCTTCGCTTCTCAACTAATTTTCTAAGTTATAAGCTCCGTCCCCATAAAGAACATTCAGAGGTCAAGTATAAGAATTCTGATCtggattttttcatatttaaatttattaaagcaATGCATTCTTCTcacaaaaaagaagcaaaagtccaTATTGAACAAAGCACTTAACACAACCAGGACATCCTGACCCTCACGGGGAAGCGGGAGCAGGGAGCCGGTTAAGAACAGGATGTCATTCTGAGTGTCATTCTCATTCTCTGGTGCACCCTGGACACCACTTTACATGCGTTGGTAAGCTGTTCCTGTCAGGCATGCAGGTGACCAGAGCCTGCATTTGGGGGCAGACTCCTGAGCAGAGACCACAGGATCGGGGTGGCTTCACTCCACAAGCTCTCTGGAGAGCAGGAGCTTTCCGTCCCCAGTACCACCCTCCTCACCACCCCGTGCCACACTTCCTCCAGGAAACTAGAATTCCTTGCACATGTCCTGTGTCAACAAGCACTTGAAGAACCCAGGCTGGGCGGGTTGATGCATCCACACCATGGGTCTACCTAACGTCCAGCAGAAGGGGCCTCTGAACTCCTCCAAGAAGTACTTCTCAGGCCTTAACGGGCACCTGAGGGTGGAGTCCAGGGCAAGTATAGTTCAtcttctgggggtggggggtggggtgtctGTGGGTCTGCACTTACACAGCTTCTGTTAGTGGACACTGGCTGGACCACACCTGAGGAATGGCCTAGCAGCCTTCTCCTTTATAAAACCATCCCATTGTACCTGGACTTGTACAGTTATTATAGACCAATTAAAGTCGAAGGCAAATACCCTGAAGCTCAGAGAGTGATGTGTTTTGCCCAGGTTTGCTTGGCTGGCTGAAGGGAGGGTACAGAGCACGTCACCCCCAGATATGCTCCTCTGGTGATAGGATTATTTTTGAGCTGAAGGCAGCTGGAAATAAATAGGAGCTATAAGGAAATCTCCCTGGCTGTTGGCTCCACGGGGGACAGGGTGACCGGTCCCCAAGGCGATGACTGTCAGCCCAGGGACCCAGAGGAGCCCCGATGACGAGCCATGCAGAAATGACCCTGGGCTTCCAGCAGTTCCCACAGTCACCACCCCCAGAAGCTGGGCTTTCCCTCTGCCTGCCTCTGCTCTGAACACTCACTCTTTGTAAAGACGCTGCCTGAGTCCACGTTTAGACCCCTCCGCTGACCTACTCACCTAAGTGCTCCCATGTGTGTGGATCTTTTTAATAGACTGAAGGatgcttttcttttataaatttgtgttttctcgAACTGGCAGGGCTCCAGCCAGTGAGTCTAAGATAAGTGGAGGGGAAAAGATTTCTTTCATCCCcattgtagttaaaaaaaaaaaaccaaaaaaccagaTTATTAATTATCCTAATGAAGGGAAAATTGGTCTATATATCAAGGTGACTCAGACaagaagaaatacagagaaaagaTACTCTTTAACAAGATGTGCTACATAATGTCTTTCCCTAATTTCCCAAAGCCTACACGTTTCAGCACCTGTGTCATTCACAGGAAAAGTTAGTCTGCAACAGTAACGACAGCTTGCAGTTCGAGCACGGAGCACACAAGTTCTGTTCTCCTGGGAAACAGGAGCCCAGGAGCACTGGACTGTAAACCCAGGCCAGCCTGTGGCAGAGCTGGGGCTCGGTACCAATGCCCTAAGCATGGGCCTCGGCTGCAGATGAACTAGGAAGCCGAGCACAGGCAGAGGCACAGACCCTTCCCCATCCTCCcctgtcctcctcttcctcctcctcctctggtaACCCCGGGTGGCAGGTGCCTGCCTTGCTCCCAGAGGGAAGAGATGCTGCACAGAGAACAAGTGCCCGGCCATGTCCTGCTGTCAACACCCTCAGATCACGTCCCCTTGTCCTCTAGGCACCTGGTGGTTGCCCACAAGCCCTCAGATCTCCTGCTCTGGGTCTGAATCCTGAGGACTCTGGGGCACAGCACAGACTCTTATAGACGAGGAACAAGCACAGGTGTAAAGAACCTGCCCAAGGTGGAGTGGTGCTCACCAGCCCTGGGGTCCCATGGCAGAGCACAGCTTTTAACATAGGAAGATTCATTTGAAGCTGTGATTACGTCATCTCTAAAAATCTATGTGTCTATCGCTCTATAGTTGAATGGGTTTGAACTCATTCTAAGATGTTCTTGGCACATGattgaagagtttttaaaaatcagagaaagacATTGTTTGATTATTACTTTTGaataaatcttcattttatttttaaaattaactactagggttattcattttataaaaaaaaaatgcatgatgaTTTACTGACTAGATATGATATGTAATTTAAATACCCAGAAAgtttaaatgaataaagaaaataactgttcTCATACCCAAAGCAACGTGTCATTAAAAATGATTGCACTCAGGTTGTTTCAGTTGCAGGCAGACAGGAGGCCCCTGGAGGCTGGCCACAGAGCTCAGCATGCAGAGTGGAGTTGTGTGGAGTGTGCAGACAGTGGCCCTCTCACGACCCCGGAGCATGCAGTGCCTTCCCACCCAGAGCCACTCCACACTCACCTGTCTCTGCTCTTCCCATCCATGGTTTTCTCCCCGACTTCGAtcaccctctctcctccctcctgacTTAGATCACCCTCTTTCCGCTCGGCCTCTCATTATTCCATGGGTGCTTCTCCTGGTATGCAGGATGCTTTGGCAGATCTTCCTTGGTCCTCAGACCTCTCAGGCTGTCCCTTGTTCCTTTTGGTCTCATCCTGCCGTGTCCCCTTACAGCCAACCTGCCTCCTGCTATCTTGTGTTTTCTCCGCCTCCTGAGAATTCAGAGCCTCACACGGAAATGCTTTGCTGTTGAGCAATTAGGTGTGGGGAGCCCTGTGGGAGGAGGCTCCGTCTGTCCCTCGGGTACTTGGGGTCAGTTCACCAAGACATGGCCTTCTACTAAATCTTCCCAGATCCAGGCTTCAGAACCTTTCCCGTCACTTGAGAGAGAAATCTAAATGGCAAAGTTACCAAAGAAGGAAAAGGGTATTTCTCTGGCTTTATATGTTAATCATtcataaaatctgaaaaacagagagtagtgtttttgttttgttttgtttttgtttgtttttagaatgaATAATACAAATTAAAGTGTAAAGGAAACCTAAGCACATCTCAAAATCAAAGGTCGGGGACTGGGCTTgacatgggtgaggccctgggctctaaCCCCTAAAATAAATCAGACAGGAAGTTTGAATTAACAGACAAATTAGTAATATTTCATGCCCAGATATTGTCCCAAAGCACCAACTATAATGTCctcattgtatttttattaaatctttcAGTTTCATGGTGTTGAGACCTCCTACTACTGAAATAGAGTTGATTGTTCaacagtgaaaagaaaattagaacttCATGTTACAAAACACTATTGGTGGGATAAGAATTAAACTATCCTTGTTAGGaagcaatttttttaataaaaattatgggGCAGTTGGCTCAGAGCACAGAGCCCCCCCTCCCCACATTAAACAGTGCCAGATGGGTGGCATGTCTGGAAGCACCAACATTTCATGAATTTGTCAAACTCCAGTTCACAAGAATCAGCGGTGTCAAGAATGGGAAATGGGAGTTTTCTATACTGCCAGATTCATTGTTGGTGCCGATTGCTCCAGGAGTACAATTACTACCTGCAGTGATGCCTCATGGTGCACATCTGGAGGTTGCTATTCCTGCCCTCTCCGTAACCCTTGTAAGTTCTGGGTTCAACCTAGGAGTCATCATGGTCTGTCTTACAGCCCCAGACCTGGCTGCCCCATGCCTGGCCGCCCCACACTCAGTATCCTGCAGGAGCACAGACCCCATGATCTCAGAGTGCCCTTGCTCTCTGGAATCCACAAGGACCCATGCCAGTCACTGTCCTTTGCCCACGATGTTGGTGGCACTTAGTATTGCTAGAACTTGAAAACTTTTTCTAATAACTATAGTGGACTGCCTAATTTGCACTTTACTGTGGCTCTTCTTTTTATTCCTGAATTTGAtcaaattttaatgtttctttgcCTTCTGGGTATTTTCTCTAAATTGCACATGTATGTGCTTTATTatcaattcatttgtttttaaattattttatcttatctATGAATCCTGCAAACTGATGATTACACGTTGTTGAAATATTGTCTGAGACTATCTTTCAACATCATGTATTTGTTGTTAAAAAACAAGTCCAAATCTTACTTGGTCACACTTACCAATATTTTCCTCCCAGGCTTTTGCTTTTGGGGTTTGTTTAAGCCATTTCTTATGCCAACATATCTTTTGAATTCTTTTGGAGTTCTGACTAACAAATTTAGGAATTTTATGGGGTTTTTTGAGTGATTTATACATGATATTGGTAGTCGTGTGAGGCAATCATGCAGCAGTAAATAGAATTTGTCCCACTGCAGCCCCAATACCTTCCGTGACCCTCCCCCATCCCTGCCCTTTCTCTGTCTACCAGGCTTCCTTCTGtctgtagttattttttaatgcatgcTTTATAGGCATACAAAAGGTGGAAGTCACGGTTTTCTCCCCTGTGCTCCTCTgatctccttttattttcaagaGATTTCCCCATTCCCttattctcctatttttatccAGCATCTGCATATAATAGAAAACATTCcatccttgactttctgggtctggcttctttcactcagcacgatgctctccagctccatccatttaccagcaaatgccagaACTATATTCTTCTTTGGGGCTGAGTATTTATACCACAAATTCTTTACCCAATTAAGGGCATGAAGAGATTGGAAAGAAGATCTTTGCCAGCTCCTCCTCTAGCAGAGTATTAATATCCACaacttagaaaggaaaaaaaaaactcaccaaaAACAACAGCAGCGATAACCtccaccaaaaccaaacaatGGAGTTAATACCTGGGCAAAGACCTAAAAAGACACTTCTcgaaataagaaatacaaatggccaacaaatacatgaaacatGTTCACCATCCCTAGCCACCAGGAAATTCAGATCAAAAGtatattgagggctggggctggggctagtgtaaagtgtgtgtgaggcactggattccatcctcagcaccacataaaaataaataaagattctgggtgtccatttacaactttaaaaatactttgagattccatctcactctcattagaatggcaattatt containing:
- the Or6f1 gene encoding olfactory receptor 6F1 codes for the protein MDAGNETEGRGFLLLGFPGPQALQLSLFLLFLVMYILTVSGNVAILLLVSTSRQLHTPMYFFLSNLSFLEVWYTTAAVPKALAILLGRSQSISFISCLLQMYLVFSLGCTEYFLLAAMAYDRYLAICYPLHYGAIMSGLLSVQLALGSWVCGFLSIAVPTALISGLSFCGPRAINHFFCDIAPWIALACTSTQAVELVAFVIAAVVILSSCLITLVSYIYIIRTILSIPSASGRSKAFSTCSSHLTVVLIWYGSTIFLHVRTSIKDALDLTKAVHVLNTVVTPVLNPFIYTLRNQEVRETLRKKWKRK